AGGCGGTCGAAGTTCGCGCGTACTTGCTCAGCCAGCTCCTCCACCGATTGGTTGCGCGCTTCAGCAACGCAGCGGTAGGTGTGGCCAATCAGCAAGGGCTCATTGCGCGCACCGCGGAATGGTTCCGGGGTCATATAAGGAGCATCCGTTTCAATGAGGATCTGATCCGCTGAGGCAAGGGCTGCTGCCTGGCGCAGTTCCTCATTGCGTTTGAAAGTCACGTTGCCGGCGAAGGACAGGACATAACCGCGCTCCAGGGCATCTTTGGCAACCTCTAGTGGCGAGGAGAAACAGTGCAGCATAATATCCGGTGCTTGTGCGCACTCTGCTAGCACGCGCATCAAGTCGGCGTCTGCTTCGCGGTTGTGGATCATCAGTGTCTTGTTGACGTGCGCGGCGAGATCCGCGTGCCATCGTAAAGCTGCTTCTTGCACATCCAGCGGTGCAGTGTCTTCCGGCGAATGCTCAATCCAGTACGTATCCAGTCCGGTCTCCCCGACTGCCACGCAGCGCGGATCCGCTGCCATCGCGCTCAAGCGCTCTTTCGCCTCATCATCCAGCGTGTGCGCCTTGGTGGGGTGAATCGCACAGGCGGCGAAGATACGCTTATCGGACTGTGCTGCGTCCAGGGCTAAAGCCGCCTCTTCTAAACCGTCACCAACGGTGCACACGCGCTCCACACCTGCGGCCACGGCGCGTTCCATCAGCGCCGGGATATCATCTTTGCAGGAGGTTAAGTGGGTGTGGGCATCAATAACTCCGGTGATGCCTTCAGCTGGAACGGGAATGGGACGAGGCTTCTTCTTAGACATGTCCCCCAGTATAAAAGCCATGAAAAAGGCCACCCCGAAGGGTGGCCGTGTGGCTAGGTAAATACCGTCTTAGCTTTGTTGCGCGAGCTCATCATCGATATAGACGTTGCGTGCTGCGCGAACGCCAAAGATAATCAGCGCCAGACTCATGACGGTGACCATGATCAATGCTGCGTCCCAAGAACCGGTTGAGGAATAAAGGAAGCCCATGACGAGAGGCACGATGCCGGCGATGATGTAACCTCCTGGCTGCACAAATCCGGATAAACGTGCTGTCACCAGTGGCGAACGGGTACGCGCAGTCAACAGTGCCAGCGCCAGTGGGAAGCACATGCCGCCGATACCCAGCAGCGATGCCCACAGCAACGGTGCTGCAGTTGGCGCGGACATGACGCCCAGCCAACCGGTGGTGGTGATTGCGCCCAAGATGATGGGCAGCGGAACCACGCTGTTGAGACGCGACAGCAGCCATGGCATGAGCACACCGCCGATGACGTTGAAGCCACCAAGGAGTGCCAGCGCAATGCTGGCCGTGGATTCCCTCACGCCATCTTCAACGAGGATGGCCGGCAGCCAGCCCATTTGCGCATAGGCGCCGGCGGATTGAATACCAAAGAAGAGCAGCATGGCAATCGCCGTTGGGGACTTAAGCAAAGAGCCACCTGGATTGGAGTTTGCCTTTGGCGACGCTTCTGCCAGTTCATCCGGATCCGGCATGACACCAGTGGAGGGAATGTCCCGCTTGGTCTTGCTGAGCACAATGGCCCAGACGATGGTTTGGACAATAACCGGTACCACCCACACCCCGAGCGCCCAGCGCCATGCAGAGGAGCCGCTGAAAAATAGTGCGGACAGCGGACCAATCGCGCCGGAGGCGCCCAACATTGCGGTGTATGTCATCATCAACCGCACCTGATTAGTGCCTCGGCTGTGTTCTTTTACCCAGGCTGGCAGCAAAATATTTGCCACCGCAATACCCGCAACAAGCACAACGGTCAGCACAAAGAACGGTAAATAGCTGTCTATAAATGGGCGGATTGCCAAACCAACTAGCAGCGCCACGCTGCCCGCCACGAGCGTTGGCGATAGACCCAAACGCCGAGCGATCGGCACCGCCAACCACCCCATGATGGCGAAACAGAATCCCGGCAAAGAGGTCAAAATACCCGCGGTGGAGCTGCTCACCCCGAAGGATTCAGCCACCTGGCCAATGACAGGCGCCAGCGATGACACACCCGCACGCAGGTTAATCGCCGTTATAGCCACCGCGAATACCGCCAGTCCAAACCCTACTTTGACGGCTTTAGACACCTCTTTCACCCAATTTCTTTCACACACGCCACGAATTCACCGAAGCACCCAAGCGCCCAATCGGGAACTCCATGTCAAGACCACTGACCATCCGGCCAGTGGCACAAAATAAAA
This region of Corynebacterium casei LMG S-19264 genomic DNA includes:
- a CDS encoding MFS transporter → MSKAVKVGFGLAVFAVAITAINLRAGVSSLAPVIGQVAESFGVSSSTAGILTSLPGFCFAIMGWLAVPIARRLGLSPTLVAGSVALLVGLAIRPFIDSYLPFFVLTVVLVAGIAVANILLPAWVKEHSRGTNQVRLMMTYTAMLGASGAIGPLSALFFSGSSAWRWALGVWVVPVIVQTIVWAIVLSKTKRDIPSTGVMPDPDELAEASPKANSNPGGSLLKSPTAIAMLLFFGIQSAGAYAQMGWLPAILVEDGVRESTASIALALLGGFNVIGGVLMPWLLSRLNSVVPLPIILGAITTTGWLGVMSAPTAAPLLWASLLGIGGMCFPLALALLTARTRSPLVTARLSGFVQPGGYIIAGIVPLVMGFLYSSTGSWDAALIMVTVMSLALIIFGVRAARNVYIDDELAQQS
- a CDS encoding TatD family hydrolase, which encodes MSKKKPRPIPVPAEGITGVIDAHTHLTSCKDDIPALMERAVAAGVERVCTVGDGLEEAALALDAAQSDKRIFAACAIHPTKAHTLDDEAKERLSAMAADPRCVAVGETGLDTYWIEHSPEDTAPLDVQEAALRWHADLAAHVNKTLMIHNREADADLMRVLAECAQAPDIMLHCFSSPLEVAKDALERGYVLSFAGNVTFKRNEELRQAAALASADQILIETDAPYMTPEPFRGARNEPLLIGHTYRCVAEARNQSVEELAEQVRANFDRLLTPKV